From the Micromonospora echinofusca genome, the window GTGCTCTCCGAGCGGGCCGCCGAGGACCCCACGTCCTGCGCGGCCAGCCCGATCGGCATCGGGGACGGCACGACCGGCATCGGGCACACCCGCTGGGCCACCCACGGCGGCCCGACCGACCGCAACGCCCACCCGCACCTGGCCCCCGACGGCCGCGTCGCCGTGATCCACAACGGCATCATCGAGAACTTCGCGAAGCTGCGCGCCGAGCTGGAGGCCGACGGCGTCCAGTTCACCAGCGACACCGACACCGAGTGCGCGGCGCACCTGCTCTCCGCCGCGCTCGCCGACCTGCGCGCCGCCGGCCACCCCGACGGGCCGCAGCTGCTCGCCGCCGGCATGCGGGTGGTCTGCCAGCGGCTGGAGGGCGCGTTCACGCTGCTCGCCGTCGACGCCGCGGTGCCCGGCGCGGTGGTCGGCGCCCGCCGCAACTCCCCGCTCGTCGTCGGGCGCGGCGACGGGGAGAACTACCTGGCCAGCGACGTGGCCGCGTTCATCGAGCACACCCGGGAGGCGGTGGAGCTCGGCCAGGACCAGATCGTCCTCATCACCGGCGACACCATCGAGATCACCGACTTCGCCGGGCAGCCCGCCAGCGGCAAGGACTTCCACATCGACTGGGACTCCTCCGCCGCCGAGAAGGGTGGCTACGACTGGTTCATGCTCAAGGAGATCGAGGAGCAGCCGCAGGCCATCGCCGACACGCTGCTCGGCCGGCTCACCGACTCCGGCGAGATCATGCTCGACGAGGTCCGCCTCAGCGACCAGGATCTGCGCGACGTCGACAAGATCTTCATCGTCGCCTGCGGCACCGCGTACCACTCCGGCCTGGTCGCCAAGTACGCCATCGAGCACTGGACCCGGATCCCGTGCGAGGTGGAACTGGCCAGCGAGTTCCGCTACCGCGACCCGGTCCTCGACCGGTCCACGCTGATCGTGGTGATCTCGCAGTCCGGCGAGACGATGGACACCCTGATGGCGCTGCGGCACGCCAAGGAGCAGAAGGCCCGGGTGCTGGCCATCTGCAACACCAACGGCTCCACCATCCCCCGCGAGTCCGACGCGGT encodes:
- the glmS gene encoding glutamine--fructose-6-phosphate transaminase (isomerizing), giving the protein MCGIVGYAGARPALGIVLDGLRRLEYRGYDSAGVAIVCDGALLTEKKAGKLANLEKVLSERAAEDPTSCAASPIGIGDGTTGIGHTRWATHGGPTDRNAHPHLAPDGRVAVIHNGIIENFAKLRAELEADGVQFTSDTDTECAAHLLSAALADLRAAGHPDGPQLLAAGMRVVCQRLEGAFTLLAVDAAVPGAVVGARRNSPLVVGRGDGENYLASDVAAFIEHTREAVELGQDQIVLITGDTIEITDFAGQPASGKDFHIDWDSSAAEKGGYDWFMLKEIEEQPQAIADTLLGRLTDSGEIMLDEVRLSDQDLRDVDKIFIVACGTAYHSGLVAKYAIEHWTRIPCEVELASEFRYRDPVLDRSTLIVVISQSGETMDTLMALRHAKEQKARVLAICNTNGSTIPRESDAVLYTHGGPEIAVASTKAFLTQLVACYLIGLHLAQVRGIKFADEVAAVVAQLQEMPGKLRELLERIEPVRELARDLKAEPTVLFIGRHVGYPVALEGALKLKELAYMHAEGFAAGELKHGPIALIDKGTPVICIVPSPVGRGMLHDKVVSNIQEVRARGARTIVIAEEGDEAVVRYADHLIYVPRTPTLLAPLVTTVPLQVMAAEIAAARGHDVDQPRNLAKSVTVE